CGTGAAACCCCCACCTCGCGACTTGGCCTCGGAGCATGCGGGTAGTATCCGGGCAGCTCTAACGGCTGAGGGGCACCCTCATTGCTATCTCGCATGTGGGACAGTGAGTAAGGAGGGGACGTCGGTCCGAGCGGTTGATAGCTGGTCAGTACAGGGAGGATGTGAGGGCTCAGGAGGAGCCAGGGTGAAGACCATCCTCCCCGACACACGGGCCAGTCAGGACCCTCCCCTGTGGTCAGCGCTTCCTCCTGGCCAAACACGGGGAAGGGAGGCTGTGGTCTGAGTGGGGAGGTTAGAGCTTGCTTACAGAAGGGCGGGTCCTGGGACCCTTCGGTGGGAGTCTGAgcgctccctcctctcctccagagtCACAGGGAAGGTGGCAGCGTCAGCTTCAGAGCAGAAGAGGGATCGGGGCGGGTGCTAGGGGGTCATTCCCCGTTTTTCATCCTAACTCTGAATGCGAACTGAAAGGACATGCCTCCCCTGCCAGCCCCCACAGGCCCCGGTCTAACGCCCAGGCAGGGCTGTCTGGCTGCGCCCCAGGTCTCACTCTCACTTCCTCCTCAGGGGTCTCAGGGGACAGGCTGACTAGGAGAACAGGAGACTTGTGGGTCCTAGAGCAGTGGCCTTGCGAAGCGGACTTGGTTTAAGCTGGGGACGACTCTCCCTGGTGAAGGTGCTCACAACATTTCTTTGTCCTTCCTCAAGGCGCCCTCGTTGCCTGCCTTCCTAACTGCACGCCCGCCTGGGGTCCTTGACCTGTGTCATCATGCCTCGGAAGCACAAAAACAAGCATCATGCCCACGGGAAACGTCACCAGGTCCAGGGGGATACTCAGGAGGCCCAGGCCAGTGCTGCTGCAGCCCCAGGAGAGGagtgcccctcctccccctcttctgTCCCTCAGGGTTCTCCCCCGAGCTCCTCTGCTGCTGGCGATCGCCAGGAGCTTCAGGGAGCCATGGCCCCTAGCTCTCCTGATGCAGAGGCTTCCTGTGCAGGAGCTGATCAAGGTGCCCAGGGCCCCGAGGAGGATAGTGCAGATGCCGCCCGAGCAGCCCTGCTCGCTCGGAGCATTCGCAAAGATCCTCTCATGCGGAAGGCCAGCACGGTGATGGATTTCCTGCTAGAGAGGTACACCAAGAAGGAGCCCATCACAAAGAATGCCATGCTGAATGTCATCGGAAGGAAGTACAAGGAGCACTTCCCGGAGATCCTGAGCAGAGCCTCTGAGCGCGTGGAGCTGGTGTTTGGCCTGGAGCTGAAGGAAGTCGACTGCAGCAGGAACATCTATGCCCTCGTCAACAAGTTCACTCTCGGGGTTGAGGAAGGTTCAAGTGATGAGGAGGAGCTGCCCAAGTCTGGTCTCCTCATGGCGCTCCTGGGCGTCATCTTTATGAAGGGCAACCGCGCCACCGAGGAGGAGATCTGGGATTTCCTCAATGTGTTGGGGATCTATGCTGGGAGGAAGCACTCCATCTTTGGGGAGCCCAGAAAGCTCATCACCAAAGATCTGGTGCAGAAGGGGTACCTCAACTACCGCCAGGTGCCCAATAGCGATCCTCCAATCTACGAGTTCCTGTGGGGCCCAAGATCTTATGCTGAGACCAATAAGATGAAGGTGTTGGAAGTTCTGGCCAAGATCCAGGATACGGTCCCGAGTTCCTTCCCAGACCTCTATGACGAGGCTCTGAGAGATCAGGCGTTTAGAGCAGGGCTGAGAGGCATTCCCATTTCTCCAGCCATGGCTGAAGCCAGTGCCCCTTCCAGGGCCAAGTCCTACAGCTCCTCCCAAATCTAGGGAGGGGTCAGGGCATTTTGTTCCCTTTGAGTTGGAAGAGAACAGTCCACCTCCAAAATAGCGCAGGGTTGTAGGGGTGGGGGGAACAAAACCCATATGTTGTTCACAGTTTTAAGTAGTATGGGAGTTTAGGTGCAGTTTTAACAAAATATGCAGGTTTTCCTTTTATCCATATGAATACTATCTAGTCAAAAATAGATAATTTCGGTAGGTAGGTAGAggtgttttataattttgaatgtTACTGCTCTTCGTAAGGTTTATTTTGCTTCAGAATCTAGGTTTATTAATGTCATGGAGTCATGTTTACTGCTATTAGGTTTATGACTAGGAGTTGGTTATTTGTAAACAAGTTGAAAAGACTTCAAtattttccttatggtccagaATGAGGTGATATAGCATTGGAATAGGATTTTACTTGGAAATGTGTAAGCATCCTAGAGATAAATATTTGGGATCAGAAAGCATTCAGAGTAAACGAAGGTTTCTTCTTCATTTGTCTTATCTGTCCTCTTTCCTTATAAAAGCTAATAACATGGACTTAGATTTGTGTAGCTTATTCAAACTGTATGACACTTAAATCATAATAAAATAGAGTCTTTGctcattatttctgttttctgccaaataaatTGACCATCTTCTGtttagaaggctttcttatagtaCTGCGTTGGTAAGAAAATGAAGACCAAGgcactgcccatggaattttgagTCTAGCAGCAGATACCATATACGGAAGGTGGTGAGCTAACTCTAAGGAATAAACAAATCATAAATTTAAATGGGGGAGGTGTGGAAGAGGAGGTTCCAGCTGAGAGCAAGCATGTCTAAGTTACCTGATTAAGGCAGCATTGGGTCTTGGGAAATGTCTAGTTCCTCAGTGGGAGGTCATTTTCAGTCCAGATGCATGATGGGCTAGATGAAGCTGTGGGAGTGATGCCAGAACTCATACCATGGTTCTCAGAGGTGAGGCGTAAACCTACAATATATCTAAACCAtatattgctactgctaagtcacctcagttgtgtctgattctgtgcaaccccatagatggcagcccaccaggctcccccgtccctgggattctccaggcaagaacacgagtgggttggcatttccttctccaatgcatgaaagtgaaaagggaaagtgaagtcacttagtcgtgtctgaccctcagcgtccccatggactgcagcctaccaggctcctccatccatgggattttccaggcaagagtactggagtgggatgctgttTATTTACCATTATTGGGGGAAATCTGAAAACCATAGGGAATCTCAACATAGGGAATGGAAGGGGCCCTGTGCACTTGAGCCAGGGCAAGTGAACACTCACACTATGTGTTTTCATCAAAAGCTGTCCAAAGTGTTTCTGAGAAATAAGGGTGATACCCATTGAAGTGAGATGCCACGATGTCCCTGgactgtctctctttttctgggATGGGAGCACCAGAACTTGCTCTGTAAATGGGCAGTTTAAATAGGTTATGTTTAGTGTAACTTGGCAAACTAAGGGAGGGCTCAATTTTTACTGTCAGTGGTATTAAATTAGGGGTGGtttgggaaacacacacacacacacacacacacacacacacacctgagagGGATGTTGCTGGTCCTTGAGACAGATGAACTTGTACTTGCATCCATGTGGAGAAGATAACCCCAAACACATTAAAATGTGCTCAAATAGGGAAAATACTGCTTGGTTTTACTTGCTTGGAAGCATCAGTGCTGATATGGATTTGATTATTGTTTGGAGTTGCATATTCTCTAATATAGGCTTGAAAGAAAATTATGTGATGGAAGTTTGTGATCATTCGGGGTCAAAATCACCTACGTAATAACTGCCATTCATTCAACGTACCAAAGCTTCCCTCATACTGTGCCAGGTGATTTACATACATCACACATGTCTGTGGTCCTACgctatagacttttttttttaatttatattttcactttattttactttacaatactgtattggttttgccatacattgacatgaatccaccacaggtgtacatgcgttcccaaacatgaacccggataagaaagctgtggtacatatacacaatggagtattactcagccgttaatacatttgaatcagttctgatgagatggatgaaactagactTTTTCAAACACAATTTGCAGATAAAGAAGCTGGAATAAAGAAGCTCAAATTCCAAGCTCATAAATGATAGGAGCTGGACTGAACCCCAGCACTGAATTCCTCCAGAGCCCACACTGTGCCACTCCTCCAGGATGAGGCCAACCTTGGGTCACTTCGCTTTCTGAACATTAGTCCAAAAGGTAATTcacatattaaatagcagaattTCATACCCCAAACATGGTTTTGGAATAAAAAGCCccagaaataaggaaaaaaatatgaaaataaaagtgaagtatGAATAAAGATGGAGACATCATTCAGTGACAATTTATCTACAAAGGAAACGTCAGTAAACCACAAAAGATCAGGGATGCACAAAATCATTTAATTCAGCCCCTTTCAGAGAGTAAATCTGTTAGAGTAAAGGTTCTACAAGAGGCTGTGTCTGGTCagtgaagagaaggaagagatcaGCGTGTTTTCTCTGATAGCACACCACCTATGCTGGGGCCCCTCCCGGACTGCAGCTTCCCCATCACTCCTGGGTCTCAACCCATTCTCTGTGAGATTTGGTGCAGGCAGACTAAGACTTTTCAAAGATGTGGCATTTCCCAAGAAGTCTTTCATAGAAGAGACAGGAGTCAAGGTAAAGACAGATGAATGAGGAACTGAAGTCACAGAGAGACTGGCCTGTGTCTGCTCGCAGAAGGCCAAGACAGGGCTGCCAGGCCGCACATTCCCTCACTTCTCTTCAGGGCTTGCAAGGACATGGTCTTTGCTCTACATGGGTCACCTCAGGCTGAAAGTGGAAATCCAGAGTCCCCCAGGAGTCAAGGTGAGGCACCTGAGTCAGGTCATACCCCTACACTGAACACAGAGGGCCCCAAGAAGCCTCAATCCTGATGTCATCCCTGAAGGCACAGGTAGGAGCAGACTCGTGTGGCATTCCCAGACTTTCCCTCTCGGGCAtcacagggagggaggagcttaCTCTGAGGAGAGCTCCCTTATGTAAACAAAGGAGCCCCACACCCTACCAGGAGTCAAGTTTTGGACGTATGAAACCCCCTGACCTCAGAACGCTGAGGAAACCTCACAGAACCCTGCCCTTCCTGGTATCCCTTGGATACCTGCTCATTGTTGTCATGATATGCCCATTTCCTTCTATGATGTCACAAGCGGGACTGGGACATGGTCCAAGGGGTATAGCCTagggccagcagtgggattatttCCAGGTTTTCCAGAAACCAACTGAATACCCTGAGGACGAAGGGAACCACACACCCCATCACCGTAtgattcatctcatcctctgcgccTCAGAAGACCAAGGACGGGTATGGACGGATGAGGAGAATCTTACTTTCTCCTAGGGGTCTCATGGAGATGCTTGCCCTACTATAAGAAAAGTATAGTAGTAGAAGGGGTGGACCTAAGGGGAAGGGAGGGTAGAATTTCAGGCCACAACAGAGGTCAAAGCAAGGACTGAGGGATCATCTACCAATAAAAAGAAGTGATAATGAATCCAGCTCTGTTCCTTATAGCCCTTGAAGAACCAGGGCAGAGCTATCAAGCTGAAGTTCCACCAACATTCACTTGTATCAGGTGTGTTGGAGGTGAAACCCTTAGTATGAAGGTGCAGATACCATTCCAAGAAAGGGGTGGGGACACCAGGCCCTATGGGGAACCAAAGGAAGCACTCTTAATTCGTGTTGAGGACTTCAGTGGCAGGGACAGAAAACTTCCCAGTGCGCACTCAGTACTGCGTGATAACTACTGACTGAGGTGATGCGGTGAGGACTTCTTCActtctcagaaatcccagggagcTTTGTGATGCCAACTACAGAACAGCAGAGGGAATAGGTCCTAGGACTGGCCACTAGTTGGGTTGGTGGTCTTGAATGTGAAATAACAGATGCCTCTGTGTAGGAGACTACCAGCCCCTTCTGTCACCCCAGCATGCCTGAGGCAGGGGTAGCAGGATGCAGCCTAAAGATCACTCTAATTTCCTTCAATAAGTTTCCCAAAGGACAGGCTGATTAAGAGAATAGGAACCCTGGGGGTTTTCAGAACAGTGCCCTCAAGAAAACCACAAATGTAGCCTTCCTGATAACCAAGGTGGTATTCCCCTGCTGCAGCTGCACACTCATCCTTCGTCATCCTGTGGGCCCTTATCACCTGCCCTCCTACTCACACTTCTAATCATTGTCCCCCAGAGCAGTCATCATGCCTCGGGGTCAGACTCATAAGCTCTGCATCTGTGAGAAACGCCACCAGGCCCGATATGAGCCCCAGAGTCACAAGGGAGTTCAGCCCACTGCAGTAATGGAAGAGCTTCCCTCTACCTCTTTTCTTTTAGAAGATAAGTCACAGAGCTCATCAGCTACTGGGTCAAATAGCACTTCCCAGGGGTCTTTGGAAGCCCCATCTACTACCAGCACTTTTTCAACTACTGCTGACCCAACATCTGATGAAGAAGATACCAGTCAAGATGAGGAAGATTCACGTTCCTCATCTTCTCCCGAAAACACCTACCGTGATACTCTAAACAGCATGACAAGTTTGTTGGAGCAGTTTCTTCTGTgtaagtataaaatgaagcagcccATCATGAGGAAGACATGCTGCAGATTATCCACCCAAGATACCATCACCGATTTGCCGAGATTCTCAAGAGAGCCTCTGAACACATTGAGGCTGTCTTTGCAGTTGACTTGAAGGAAGTTGACTCAACCATCCACTCCTATGACCTCGTCAGCAAACTGAACCTGCCCAACAATGGGAGGGTGTGTGATGGTAGGGGCTTACCTAAGACTGGTCTCTTGATGACAGTTCTGGGTGTGATCTTCATGAAGGGCGGCTGTGCTGTTGAGGaagacatctggaaattcttgaatATGATGTGAGTATATGCTGGGAGAAAACACTTCATCTACAGAGAGCCCAGGAAGCTCATCACCAGAGACTTAGTGACGATGAAGTACCTGGAGTACCTCCAGGTTGCCAACAGCGATCCTCCACGTTACGAGTTCCTGTGGGGCCCACGAGCCCATGTTGAAACCAGCAAAACGAAAGTCCTGGAATTTTTGGCAAAAGTCAATGATACGGTCCCCAGTGCCTTATCACAATATGAAGAAGCTTTGCTAGATGAGGAGGAGAGAGCTCGAGCCACAGTTCCAGCCAGGCCTGGCACCACTGTCCCTTCCAGGCATGATCCACTGCCACGTCCAGCAGCTTCTCCCACCCCTACCGAAGACGAAGACTTTTAAAAGATCATCCAGATAAGAAAATGTGACATCAAAATTGGGACTTTTGCTGAAATGGGAAGCAATTCCACAATAAAACTGCTGGAACAatggaatgaagaaataaaatgaaaagagtttCAAAACATGATCAACCTTGATTGTTCTCCATCTTTTCggtcttctgttttgtaaaactaAATAATTTATACCTCGATATGGTTCGTGAAAAATGCAGGAGGTATTAAACCTTAACAAGTTAGACCTCTtactgtcttcatttattttttgagcacctgctctttgaaaggctctatgctAGTTCTGGTGAGGCTAAGATCAATACCTAGCCTATCCCCATACAACTTTAGAAAGAAGGAGCTGCAATCACATAAGCAAGATCTTGAGATAGCCTTTAGGAATGACAGGAAAGTAAAAAGACTATCCAGGAAGAAATCTCTACCTGGGGTAACGTACGGATCTGTTAGGCTCTCCACAACAAAACCCCACAGAATGGGTGGCTGAAACAACGGAAACTTATTTTCTCAGAGTTCTAGAGGCTGCAAGTCCAAGGTGAGGGCTGGTTTACCCTGAGGCCTCTCCCCTTGGCTGCCAGGTGGCTACCCTCTTCACTGGCATTCCTTTTAAGTGCATATATCCCTGGTGCCCCCTTTTGTGTCTGAATTTCTTCCTACAGTCACACTGGGTtaaggcccaccctaatgacttcattttacctCAACCATCTCTTTAAATACCTTATTTCTAACTACAGTTGCATTCTGAAGTACTCTGAGTTATGACTTCAATATGCATTTGTCGAGGGGACACAATTTGGCCCCTAACTGACAGAAATCTAAGGTGTCTCTGCTCTTATCTCAGTGCACGAGATTCCAGTGCACAGACTGGTATTCTACGCACATCATCTCCAGGGATTTTCTGGGATTTAAGGGTGAACTCCCTTGAGGTGTGTAGGGAAGGGAAATTACTCCCTTTACCCCTTTAGAATTCTTGTGGTTAGACTACTAGTAAACTTGACACAAGACAGGGtaacaggagaaaaagacaaattgCAATTCATGTGCACAAGAAGTGTCATAGAAATGGGACCTAGAAGTGGGCaaagcaggcagcttctttatttAGTAGACAACAAAACAATTTGTGAGGAATCGACAGGACAAATCAACTTAAGTTTTAGGTACTCAACTAGTAAGGAATCTAAACAGAATCTGTACCCAGGGTAGTAAATTAAAGACTTAACAAGGTTTGTGTATACAGGCTTCTCTTCTCGAACTGCCTATTTCTGGTTAGAAGGGTTTCCCTCTGCCTCCAGATGCAGGCTGTACATCCTTCATATGAGATGTATTTCCTGCTCTCAGGGAGGCAGAAATTGGGGGGCGGCAGAATGTCCCTCCTCTGTTGGCTGTTTCTTAAGTAACttgaattcaaaataatcaatacgCCACTGTGGTATATTTGGGGGCAGAGTGCCCTAAGCCTTGACAGGTCCCTCCTCTGAAACTTGCCTGCAAGACTCACATGATAAAAGCTGATCTGCTCACtgtggagagagagaatggaCTAGTGGAGTCCTccatttcatggcagcagttgcATAATTCTGAGAACAGGTCAGTTTATTTAAAGAGTAGTATTCCCAAAGCTAGGTCTAGGGTGCAAGCAGTATCAGGTAGTTATTAATAAGAGGCATTTCTATGGAAACAAAAGAGAAGCAGACATTAATGATTGGAGCTGGTTATCAACCAGTTTCTGAGCCCAGGGGATG
The genomic region above belongs to Ovis canadensis isolate MfBH-ARS-UI-01 breed Bighorn chromosome X, ARS-UI_OviCan_v2, whole genome shotgun sequence and contains:
- the LOC138930630 gene encoding melanoma-associated antigen B4-like encodes the protein MPRKHKNKHHAHGKRHQVQGDTQEAQASAAAAPGEECPSSPSSVPQGSPPSSSAAGDRQELQGAMAPSSPDAEASCAGADQGAQGPEEDSADAARAALLARSIRKDPLMRKASTVMDFLLERYTKKEPITKNAMLNVIGRKYKEHFPEILSRASERVELVFGLELKEVDCSRNIYALVNKFTLGVEEGSSDEEELPKSGLLMALLGVIFMKGNRATEEEIWDFLNVLGIYAGRKHSIFGEPRKLITKDLVQKGYLNYRQVPNSDPPIYEFLWGPRSYAETNKMKVLEVLAKIQDTVPSSFPDLYDEALRDQAFRAGLRGIPISPAMAEASAPSRAKSYSSSQI